One genomic segment of Desulforamulus reducens MI-1 includes these proteins:
- a CDS encoding aryl-sulfate sulfotransferase — MSYPTVYPTGVTIYNPKKAWSGYTIFQAREVGALLIDMNGSEVNLWEGLHGFPNKILPGGYVMGHLGDRNNNFGMQDQTDLVQVDWEGNIAWKFNQYEFIEDPGEEPQWMARQHHDYQREGNPVGYYVPGMEPQTDKGNTLILVHKNVKNPKISDKLLLDDVIIEVDWEGNIVWEWACNEHFDEFGFDEAAKNILSRDPNMRTSGGGMGDWMHVNSMSVLGPNKFYDAGDERFHPDNIIIDGRETNIICIIDKKTGKIVWKLGPNYDTSEELKKIGWIIGQHHAHMIPKGLPGEGNILIFDNGGWAGYGVPNPASPTGAKNARRDYSRVLEIDPTTLKIVWQYTPAEAGFVMPTDSERFYSPYISSAQRLPNGNTLITEGSDGRIFEVTPDYEVVWEYISPYKGVHLPTNMVYRAYRVPYEWVPQVERPVETAIEPVDLTTFRMPGAAPMGAKKTTVIEGTRPYQGDKALCVAAGDEVEEK, encoded by the coding sequence ATGAGTTATCCAACGGTATACCCAACTGGAGTTACCATTTACAATCCCAAGAAAGCCTGGAGTGGTTATACTATCTTCCAAGCCAGAGAAGTAGGTGCTTTGCTGATTGATATGAATGGCAGCGAAGTAAACCTGTGGGAGGGACTGCACGGCTTTCCTAACAAAATCCTGCCCGGTGGCTATGTAATGGGTCACCTTGGGGATAGAAACAACAACTTCGGTATGCAGGACCAGACTGACTTAGTACAGGTTGATTGGGAAGGCAACATTGCCTGGAAATTTAACCAGTACGAATTTATCGAAGATCCCGGTGAAGAACCCCAGTGGATGGCTAGACAACACCACGATTACCAGCGTGAAGGTAACCCTGTAGGTTACTATGTTCCTGGTATGGAACCCCAAACCGATAAGGGCAACACACTGATACTTGTCCATAAAAATGTTAAAAACCCTAAGATTTCTGATAAATTACTGCTGGATGATGTTATTATTGAAGTAGATTGGGAAGGTAACATTGTTTGGGAATGGGCTTGCAATGAGCACTTTGACGAGTTTGGCTTTGACGAAGCCGCTAAAAACATCTTATCCCGTGACCCCAATATGAGAACTTCCGGTGGTGGTATGGGTGACTGGATGCACGTAAACTCCATGTCCGTCCTGGGTCCCAACAAGTTTTATGATGCAGGTGATGAGCGCTTTCATCCTGACAACATTATTATTGATGGTCGGGAAACCAACATTATTTGTATTATTGACAAGAAAACCGGCAAAATTGTTTGGAAATTAGGTCCAAACTATGATACCAGTGAAGAACTTAAGAAAATTGGCTGGATCATTGGTCAACACCATGCCCACATGATTCCCAAAGGTCTGCCTGGTGAAGGAAACATTTTAATCTTTGACAATGGTGGCTGGGCTGGTTATGGTGTGCCTAACCCTGCTTCCCCTACTGGAGCAAAGAATGCCCGTCGGGACTACTCTCGGGTACTGGAAATTGACCCCACTACCCTGAAGATTGTATGGCAGTATACCCCTGCTGAAGCTGGTTTCGTTATGCCAACTGACTCTGAACGTTTCTACAGCCCTTATATCAGCAGTGCCCAGCGTTTGCCTAACGGTAACACCCTAATTACCGAAGGCTCTGACGGTCGTATCTTTGAAGTAACCCCAGACTATGAAGTTGTTTGGGAATACATCAGTCCCTATAAAGGTGTACACTTACCCACTAACATGGTATATCGTGCTTACCGTGTACCCTACGAGTGGGTACCCCAAGTAGAACGTCCGGTGGAAACTGCCATTGAGCCTGTGGATTTAACAACCTTTCGGATGCCCGGTGCAGCACCTATGGGTGCTAAGAAAACTACTGTTATTGAAGGCACACGTCCTTACCAAGGCGACAAGGCTCTGTGCGTCGCGGCAGGTGATGAAGTAGAAGAAAAGTAA
- the lpdA gene encoding dihydrolipoyl dehydrogenase, translating into MTYKAVVIGGGPGGYVAAIRIAQLGGKVAVVEKDRLGGTCLNRGCIPTKSLIAAVDKLKAVEEAAAFGIEVGQPMINFSKVQARKSEVVEKLVGGINFLFNKNKVELFNGTAKIKAPGVVEVENNGETQKLQCENIVIATGSSPALIKALGYNGNTIITSEEALQLTEIPRSLLIIGAGVIGCEFAHIYGSMGTEITMVEAAPSILSLQDKDISRRMQTIFKKKKFNIKTNVTIKKIEEVDNGIQAELENGDIIKAEKALISIGRILNTKNLGLAEAGIECGERGQILVNDQMQTNIKGFYAIGDVISKYQLAHVASAQGIVAAENIMGIESTMNYSAVPSCIFTSPEIGSVGMTEQQAKDQEIPVKTGKFNFMANGKALSIGEGEGFVKIVTHKETDVILGVHIIGPHASDLIAEATLAVKNKLTAKELASTIHAHPTLAEAIMEAAENVHGLSIHG; encoded by the coding sequence ATGACTTATAAAGCTGTGGTTATCGGCGGTGGTCCTGGTGGTTATGTAGCTGCCATTAGAATAGCCCAACTGGGCGGCAAGGTTGCGGTAGTGGAAAAGGATAGGCTGGGGGGGACCTGTTTAAATAGAGGCTGCATTCCTACCAAATCACTGATTGCTGCGGTTGATAAATTGAAAGCGGTGGAAGAAGCCGCTGCCTTTGGTATTGAAGTTGGCCAGCCGATGATTAATTTTAGCAAGGTCCAGGCCAGAAAGTCTGAAGTGGTTGAGAAGCTAGTGGGCGGTATTAATTTCCTATTTAATAAGAACAAAGTAGAATTATTTAACGGAACCGCTAAAATAAAAGCGCCGGGTGTGGTGGAAGTTGAGAATAATGGTGAAACCCAGAAATTGCAGTGTGAAAATATTGTCATTGCCACTGGCTCCAGCCCTGCCCTTATTAAAGCACTGGGGTACAACGGAAACACCATTATTACCAGTGAAGAGGCCTTGCAATTGACGGAAATTCCTAGAAGTCTGCTGATTATTGGTGCTGGTGTAATTGGTTGTGAATTTGCCCATATTTATGGTAGTATGGGGACAGAGATTACCATGGTAGAAGCAGCACCCAGCATTTTATCCCTGCAAGATAAAGATATTTCACGCCGGATGCAGACTATCTTCAAGAAGAAAAAGTTTAATATAAAAACCAATGTCACCATTAAGAAAATTGAAGAGGTAGACAATGGTATTCAAGCTGAGTTAGAAAACGGCGACATCATCAAAGCTGAAAAAGCACTGATCTCCATTGGTCGTATCCTTAATACCAAAAATCTAGGCTTAGCAGAGGCTGGTATTGAGTGCGGCGAAAGAGGTCAGATTTTAGTTAATGACCAAATGCAAACCAACATCAAGGGCTTCTATGCCATTGGTGATGTAATTAGTAAGTATCAGTTGGCCCATGTAGCTTCCGCCCAGGGTATTGTGGCAGCGGAGAACATTATGGGTATTGAATCCACCATGAATTATAGTGCCGTTCCCAGCTGTATTTTTACCAGCCCTGAAATAGGTTCCGTAGGTATGACTGAGCAGCAGGCAAAGGATCAAGAAATACCTGTAAAAACCGGCAAATTTAATTTCATGGCTAATGGTAAAGCCCTTAGTATAGGGGAAGGCGAAGGTTTTGTTAAGATTGTTACCCATAAAGAAACCGATGTGATTTTGGGTGTTCATATCATAGGGCCCCATGCCTCTGATTTGATTGCCGAAGCAACCCTGGCCGTAAAAAATAAGCTGACAGCTAAAGAATTGGCATCTACCATCCATGCACATCCTACCCTGGCAGAAGCAATCATGGAAGCAGCCGAGAATGTGCACGGTTTAAGTATTCACGGCTAA
- the lipB gene encoding lipoyl(octanoyl) transferase LipB has translation MKLFVAKLGEIDYQDALTMQEKLLLLRQQNKVEDIMLLLQHPPTLTLGTRENRYNILVPEVELKRQGVNIFKSNRGGDVTYHGPGQIVGYPIVDLNGHGKSIREYVHKIEETFIQLLKEEYDLTASRESKYHGVWLGNEKITAIGCAVKRWVTMHGFAFNVNTNLSHFNLINPCGITDRGVTSLQKIFGQPQDMEKVYKQVITYFSRVFDFEPEIIDDKKLNEIVGRE, from the coding sequence ATGAAACTATTCGTAGCAAAATTGGGTGAAATAGACTATCAAGATGCATTAACAATGCAAGAAAAACTACTGCTTTTACGCCAACAGAACAAAGTAGAAGACATTATGCTCCTGCTGCAACATCCACCTACATTAACCTTAGGAACACGGGAAAACCGATATAATATCCTTGTGCCTGAAGTAGAGTTAAAAAGGCAAGGAGTTAATATTTTTAAAAGTAACCGGGGTGGTGATGTAACCTATCATGGCCCCGGTCAGATTGTGGGCTACCCCATTGTAGATCTGAATGGACATGGCAAAAGCATCCGAGAATATGTCCACAAAATTGAAGAAACCTTTATTCAATTATTAAAGGAAGAATATGATTTAACAGCCAGCCGGGAAAGTAAATATCACGGCGTATGGCTTGGTAATGAAAAAATAACCGCCATTGGCTGTGCTGTTAAAAGATGGGTTACCATGCACGGTTTTGCCTTTAATGTTAATACAAACTTAAGTCATTTTAATTTAATTAATCCCTGTGGTATTACCGATCGTGGCGTCACCTCGCTGCAGAAAATTTTTGGACAACCCCAGGATATGGAGAAGGTCTACAAACAGGTTATTACCTACTTTAGCAGGGTTTTTGATTTCGAACCCGAGATTATTGATGATAAAAAATTAAACGAAATAGTAGGGAGAGAGTAA
- the lipA gene encoding lipoyl synthase codes for MNKRKPDWLKIKLQGAEKSHEVKDMLKRLSLHTVCEEANCPNLIECFGRKTATFMILGSVCTRNCTFCNVTKGLTQAVDAEEPSNVAQAVKELGLKHVVITSVTRDDLPDGGAGHFAKVIEKLRPTEVIVEVLIPDFQGDREALDTVIRAKPHILNHNIETVPRLYATVRPKASYARSLELLKNSKELDPGIFTKSGIMVGLGEQEEEVIAVLQDLRAVDCDLLTIGQYLAPSAKHHPVIEYIHPELFKKYKDVAYEMGFKYVASDPLVRSSYHAADVSHIIG; via the coding sequence ATGAATAAACGAAAACCCGATTGGCTAAAGATAAAACTGCAAGGGGCAGAAAAATCACACGAGGTTAAAGACATGTTAAAAAGACTTTCTTTACACACCGTGTGTGAGGAAGCCAATTGTCCCAACCTCATTGAATGCTTCGGTCGAAAGACAGCCACTTTTATGATTTTGGGCAGTGTATGTACCCGTAATTGTACCTTCTGTAATGTTACCAAGGGTTTAACCCAAGCCGTAGATGCCGAGGAACCATCCAATGTGGCTCAGGCAGTAAAGGAACTGGGACTGAAGCATGTCGTAATAACTTCTGTAACCAGAGATGACCTGCCGGATGGTGGTGCCGGGCACTTTGCCAAGGTTATTGAAAAGTTAAGGCCCACCGAAGTTATTGTGGAAGTGCTGATTCCAGATTTCCAGGGTGATCGTGAGGCATTGGACACTGTTATTAGGGCTAAACCTCATATCTTAAATCATAATATCGAAACGGTACCCAGATTATATGCAACGGTTCGTCCCAAGGCCAGCTATGCCCGATCCTTGGAGTTACTGAAAAATTCCAAAGAACTGGATCCAGGTATCTTTACTAAATCCGGTATCATGGTTGGTTTAGGCGAGCAGGAGGAAGAGGTTATTGCCGTATTACAGGATTTACGGGCTGTTGACTGTGACTTACTGACAATTGGACAATACTTGGCTCCCTCGGCCAAGCATCACCCAGTAATTGAATATATTCACCCGGAATTGTTTAAAAAATATAAAGACGTGGCCTATGAAATGGGCTTTAAATATGTTGCCTCCGATCCCCTGGTTAGGAGTTCATACCACGCAGCAGATGTATCACATATAATTGGATAA
- a CDS encoding spore germination protein — protein sequence MSLKDIFGKLKRGKNKNQSAYISSVKKNIFLTGDIEIDVETIYRGLGGSTDIMRRKITIGTIPATLVYINGIVNIDVINRQIISQLQQIFNVNSTNLITCILFSTILIISMLPHNMEQAIQLSTYLGYLGLAFISLIPAGYSSAR from the coding sequence ATGTCCCTAAAGGATATATTTGGCAAGTTAAAGCGTGGTAAAAACAAAAACCAATCAGCGTATATTTCATCTGTTAAAAAGAATATTTTTCTGACCGGGGATATAGAAATAGATGTGGAGACTATTTATCGAGGGCTTGGCGGTAGCACCGATATCATGCGAAGGAAAATTACAATTGGAACAATTCCAGCCACGTTAGTCTATATTAATGGTATTGTCAATATTGATGTTATTAATAGACAAATTATTAGCCAACTGCAACAGATTTTTAATGTAAATTCAACAAATCTTATAACATGCATCCTTTTTAGTACTATCTTAATCATTAGCATGCTCCCACATAATATGGAACAGGCTATCCAATTAAGCACCTATTTGGGTTACTTGGGGTTGGCCTTCATATCCCTGATTCCTGCCGGTTATTCAAGTGCACGATAA
- a CDS encoding helix-turn-helix transcriptional regulator, whose translation MTGQITETQHQLQILIPIATGLVQTFGKYCEVAVHDLRTPENSLIYVAGSITRREKGAPITNIVLEGVRKYGDSCPDLIGYKNVTKDGRILKSSTIFARNEEGKIIGCLCINYDISDLLTHKGHIEEFVGFGDKEQSSDSVEDFASDVTEVLENMIGQVIKNLTVPVANMQKEDKMQVVRELDLKGVFMIKGAVDKVAAVLGVSRYTVYNYLEEDRSNRTNNII comes from the coding sequence ATGACAGGTCAAATAACAGAAACCCAGCATCAATTGCAGATCCTGATCCCCATTGCCACAGGGTTGGTACAGACCTTCGGCAAATACTGCGAAGTGGCTGTTCACGATCTACGTACACCGGAAAATTCCTTAATATATGTCGCAGGAAGTATCACACGGCGTGAAAAGGGTGCGCCTATTACAAACATTGTGTTAGAAGGCGTAAGGAAATATGGTGACAGCTGTCCGGATTTGATTGGCTATAAGAATGTTACCAAGGATGGCAGGATATTAAAATCATCAACCATTTTTGCCAGAAACGAAGAAGGAAAAATCATTGGCTGCCTGTGTATTAACTACGACATCAGTGATTTATTAACCCACAAGGGGCACATCGAAGAATTTGTTGGTTTTGGCGACAAAGAACAATCCAGTGACAGTGTTGAGGATTTTGCTTCTGATGTTACAGAGGTGCTGGAAAACATGATTGGTCAGGTTATCAAAAACTTGACCGTACCAGTGGCAAATATGCAAAAGGAAGACAAGATGCAAGTTGTCCGCGAGCTTGACCTTAAAGGTGTTTTTATGATTAAAGGGGCCGTGGATAAAGTAGCAGCTGTACTGGGAGTTTCCCGGTATACAGTCTATAACTACCTAGAAGAGGACCGGTCTAACCGGACCAATAACATAATTTAG
- a CDS encoding RidA family protein, with the protein MNKEIISTDKAPAAIGPYSQAVKVGNLMFISGQIPIDPTTGNVVEGDVQAQTRQCIKNLQAICEEAGSSLKDVVKTSVFVKDMNQFAKVNETYGEFFNEEAPARACVEISCLPKNVQVEIEAIVLIK; encoded by the coding sequence ATGAACAAAGAAATTATCAGCACTGATAAGGCTCCGGCTGCAATCGGACCTTATTCCCAAGCAGTAAAGGTTGGCAACCTAATGTTTATCTCTGGCCAAATTCCCATTGATCCTACCACAGGCAATGTGGTTGAAGGGGATGTACAAGCACAAACCAGACAATGTATTAAAAACCTGCAGGCCATTTGTGAAGAGGCCGGCTCTAGTTTGAAGGATGTTGTAAAAACCTCTGTGTTTGTGAAGGACATGAACCAGTTTGCTAAAGTGAATGAAACCTATGGCGAGTTCTTTAACGAAGAGGCTCCAGCCCGTGCCTGCGTAGAAATTTCCTGCCTGCCCAAGAATGTACAGGTGGAAATCGAAGCAATTGTACTAATTAAGTAA
- a CDS encoding threonine synthase, protein MSYVSHLECAKCGKHYHSEEVRQLCPECSGPLVVRYDLEAVKENFHKEDLKDREPSLWRYWELLPLKDRKNLVSLGEGMTPMIKMEKAGPAIGLNNLYLKDEGIIPSGTFKSRGATVGVSRAKELGIKTLAMPTNGNAGASWSTYGARAGIKSVIVMPQDAPEITRNECAITGADLYLVDGLISDAGKIVARAVQKYGWFDVSTLKEPYRIEGKKTMGLEIVEQFNWEVPDVILYPTGGGVGIIGIYKALKELQAIGWIGEKMPRLVAVQAEGCAPIVKAWQEGKKESEFWNNAYTCAFGITVPKALGDFLVLDAIYKTNGCAIAIGDEDLLKAQAVLAAQEGAFVCPEGASLYTAAQKLREQGWIKEDEKVVLLNTGTGLKYPETVKVNVPLLQPNDDIPEA, encoded by the coding sequence ATGAGCTACGTATCTCATCTGGAATGCGCCAAATGTGGAAAACACTATCACAGTGAAGAAGTTCGTCAGCTTTGCCCTGAGTGCAGCGGTCCGCTGGTTGTTCGCTATGACTTGGAGGCAGTGAAGGAAAATTTCCACAAGGAAGATTTAAAGGACCGTGAGCCCAGCCTCTGGCGTTACTGGGAACTGCTTCCCTTAAAAGACAGAAAGAATCTGGTATCCCTGGGTGAAGGCATGACCCCCATGATTAAAATGGAGAAAGCAGGTCCTGCCATTGGTTTAAACAACCTGTACTTGAAGGACGAAGGAATTATCCCCTCTGGTACCTTTAAATCCAGAGGAGCCACCGTTGGGGTATCCAGAGCAAAGGAACTGGGTATTAAAACCCTGGCTATGCCCACCAATGGTAACGCAGGTGCTTCTTGGTCCACCTATGGTGCCAGAGCTGGCATTAAATCGGTAATTGTTATGCCTCAGGATGCTCCTGAAATTACCCGTAACGAGTGTGCCATTACTGGTGCGGATCTCTACCTGGTGGATGGGCTGATCAGTGATGCTGGTAAAATTGTGGCCCGTGCTGTGCAAAAATACGGTTGGTTTGATGTTTCGACCTTAAAAGAGCCCTATCGTATTGAAGGTAAAAAAACGATGGGTCTAGAGATTGTAGAACAATTCAACTGGGAAGTTCCTGATGTTATCCTTTATCCCACTGGCGGTGGTGTAGGGATCATCGGTATCTACAAAGCCCTAAAAGAATTACAGGCTATCGGCTGGATTGGAGAAAAAATGCCCCGTCTGGTAGCTGTACAGGCGGAAGGTTGTGCACCCATAGTAAAAGCATGGCAAGAGGGCAAAAAAGAATCCGAATTCTGGAACAATGCTTATACCTGTGCCTTTGGTATTACTGTACCCAAAGCTCTGGGTGACTTCCTAGTACTGGATGCCATCTACAAAACCAATGGTTGCGCCATTGCCATCGGTGATGAAGATCTTCTTAAGGCTCAGGCAGTACTGGCAGCACAAGAAGGTGCCTTTGTTTGCCCCGAGGGTGCTTCCTTGTACACTGCGGCACAAAAACTGAGAGAACAAGGCTGGATAAAAGAGGACGAGAAGGTTGTTCTGCTGAACACCGGTACCGGTCTAAAATATCCTGAAACTGTTAAGGTAAATGTTCCTTTGTTGCAACCCAATGATGATATTCCAGAAGCATAG
- a CDS encoding dicarboxylate/amino acid:cation symporter: MAENKKMGLPAKMGIGLIAGVIAGLIFQKAGWNVDYVKPVGDLFIRLIRMVVIPLVFASLVAGAASIGDSRKLGSIASKSIAWMFGTTAVAVGLGLFFANLIKPGVGLSLSTEGLKAKEIVPPSIVDTLLNIVPINPLQAFAEGNLLQVIFFAVFFGFALNAIGERGKPLLNIFEMVTDVMIKLTGIVMNFAPYGVFALITFTVAKNGAAVLLPLIKLIVAMYLVSVIHIILVYLLPIKFIAGKSWREYFKAIAEPLLVAFSTCSSAAALALNLKSTQKLGASKNVASFTIPLGNTINMDGAAIYLGLAAVFVAQVYNIPLTGGEQLTILLMAVLASIGSVGVPSMALVVMTMVFTSIGLPLEGIALVAGVDRILDMARTSLNVFGDNTTALIVSKWEGELGETNLELDEQAT, encoded by the coding sequence ATGGCAGAAAACAAGAAAATGGGTTTACCCGCTAAGATGGGTATTGGTTTAATTGCCGGTGTGATTGCAGGTTTGATTTTTCAAAAGGCTGGTTGGAATGTAGATTATGTAAAACCAGTTGGTGATTTGTTTATTCGCTTAATCCGTATGGTTGTTATTCCCCTTGTCTTTGCTTCTCTGGTGGCCGGTGCAGCCAGTATCGGTGATTCCCGGAAGTTAGGTAGCATTGCTTCCAAGAGTATTGCCTGGATGTTTGGGACCACGGCTGTGGCTGTGGGATTAGGGCTCTTTTTTGCCAATTTAATTAAACCAGGTGTAGGACTAAGCCTTTCCACCGAAGGGCTCAAGGCTAAGGAAATTGTTCCCCCCAGTATCGTAGACACTTTACTGAACATTGTTCCCATCAACCCACTGCAGGCCTTCGCAGAAGGCAACCTGCTGCAAGTCATCTTCTTTGCCGTGTTCTTTGGTTTTGCCTTGAACGCCATTGGCGAAAGAGGGAAGCCTCTTCTAAATATCTTTGAAATGGTAACTGATGTTATGATCAAGTTAACCGGTATTGTAATGAACTTTGCTCCCTATGGTGTCTTTGCTTTAATCACCTTTACAGTGGCTAAAAACGGTGCCGCAGTGTTGCTTCCTTTAATAAAGTTGATTGTGGCAATGTACCTGGTCTCTGTTATTCACATCATCCTGGTATACCTGCTTCCTATTAAATTTATTGCTGGTAAGAGCTGGAGAGAATACTTTAAGGCCATTGCTGAGCCCCTGCTGGTTGCTTTCAGCACCTGCTCCAGTGCCGCTGCCCTGGCACTAAACCTCAAGTCTACCCAAAAGTTGGGTGCTTCTAAAAACGTTGCTAGCTTTACCATTCCTCTGGGTAACACCATTAATATGGACGGTGCCGCCATTTACCTTGGCTTAGCAGCCGTATTTGTAGCTCAGGTTTATAATATTCCCTTAACCGGTGGTGAACAATTAACCATTCTGCTAATGGCTGTATTGGCCTCCATTGGCTCTGTAGGTGTTCCTTCAATGGCACTGGTAGTTATGACAATGGTATTTACCTCCATTGGCCTGCCGCTGGAAGGTATTGCACTGGTGGCTGGAGTGGACAGAATTCTGGATATGGCCAGAACCTCTCTTAACGTATTCGGTGACAACACTACCGCCCTGATTGTCTCCAAATGGGAAGGAGAACTGGGTGAAACCAACCTGGAACTGGATGAGCAAGCTACATAA